The window TTTGAAATATTGccccccccaaaacacctgTAAAACAATTCTCTATTAATATATTTCAGTGCCAGTTTCCTGAATTGTTATTGTTACTGTTCTGCTgccagaaataagaaaataaaaagccatcAGTAGTTCATTTGTCATAATGAATCAAAAAGGTTTCTGCAGGCatagctgctgcagctgctgtcacagcagAAGAGAGAACTCCAGCTTTATTTACTGAACTTGCTGTCTCACCAAAGAAGTTACCTCATGTATGGCACGCTGGTACTTTTCTGAGGCTGCTTTAAACTCAGCCAGGTGCTTCTCGTAGCTTCTCACAGCTGTCAGAAGCTGACTCCTCTCCACAGCTCCCAGGATGGCATGGAGAATCATTTCAAGGCCAAGCCCAATGATGGTAATACTAACTCCCCCAAGAACAGATGCCCCAATCTGAGCAAGGAGACCGATGAGCTTGCTCACAGTGAGAGTTAAATGATTGGAACCAAGAAGTTTGATTGCTACCATTGCAGCTGTTGAAGTTGCTTCTccaaaaataatggaaaaaactCTCTGGGCTATTGCAATTTTCTCCAGCTCAGGCTCTTTGATGTCATATAGCTTCTGGTACAGCACTGGCTCAAGCTTTTCCTTCATGTCACTATCAATCTTCTGCACCTGATGCTGAACCTCACTCATCACTTGAATGATAATCTCACAGTTTTCCTTGACTGTACCGCTCTCTCGCATCTCAATGGGGGTAATAGCACAGCCCAAGTGTTCATTCAGCACTCCAACCAGCTCGTTTGTTGCATGGAAATTTGTGGACATACAGTCAAGCAATTCCTGATGCAGATGGATCAGTTCTTGCTTTCTCTTGGGATTATCTGGGTAAAGGAGGTCACTCAATGCCATTCTTCATAAATAGGCTACttcaagagagaaaagaaatttcttaattcttaattcttACTTTCTTAACACCCTGAACCATAGCCCCTAAAGAGCAGTGAAATGTGCTTTGTCTCTGCCCCACTGGTTCTTTTCATACTGAGCAGGTCAAATCCCAAGACACAGCTTGTAAATGTAGAAATCTTAATTGTTGCTTTGGATTTTTGCCAAATGACTGGAAAAGGACCTTGTAAGATGTTGGGTATGCTCAGAGCAACAAAAATAGCTAACAAATATGTAACGAGCAGATTGGTAAAATGGATGTGGGTTATTGGCAAGATTGAAATTGAAACTGAACCGTGGAAACTGAAGATGGTAGAAGCTGATCTAGTTTACTAAAAATGAAACAATCTCTTCTAATTAGCAAAATTAAAGATGTGGCTTAAAGATTAAAGGGTTGTTCCAGGCACTCTTTTGTATtagcttatttttttccatttagtGGCATCCAATTTTTCAGCAGCCATGATGATTGGTAGATATGGTTTGTGTCACAATAAGGGTATTTTATGACAGTATAGCTTTTTCCTTCTAACATTCAAGAGAAAATGTTACTATATAAGCATTCTGTACTTATACTAAGAAGCTCACCCTTGGGAATTCATAGTGAATAGTAAAATCGTCCGTAATAACCCCATCTAATCTATATCCCCCTGCACACATCTCTCACTGTATTTCCTTTCCtgatatttatttcttcataaaCTGTGTGCCAACATAGAGAGTCCAAAGAGACCGAGTTAACAGTGATCATGGAGTTATTCCTCATCACTAAGATTCTGTAATCAACACTGTCACTTCCCTTTGGCCTATGACCAACTGCAAAGTGAAAATGCTTTAGCATGATTTCAGCTTAAATG is drawn from Poecile atricapillus isolate bPoeAtr1 chromosome W, bPoeAtr1.hap1, whole genome shotgun sequence and contains these coding sequences:
- the LOC131592309 gene encoding single-pass membrane and coiled-coil domain-containing protein 3-like, which translates into the protein MALSDLLYPDNPKRKQELIHLHQELLDCMSTNFHATNELVGVLNEHLGCAITPIEMRESGTVKENCEIIIQVMSEVQHQVQKIDSDMKEKLEPVLYQKLYDIKEPELEKIAIAQRVFSIIFGEATSTAAMVAIKLLGSNHLTLTVSKLIGLLAQIGASVLGGVSITIIGLGLEMILHAILGAVERSQLLTAVRSYEKHLAEFKAASEKYQRAIHEVTSLVRQQVQ